A stretch of Lactuca sativa cultivar Salinas chromosome 6, Lsat_Salinas_v11, whole genome shotgun sequence DNA encodes these proteins:
- the LOC111913887 gene encoding NAC domain-containing protein 7: protein MNNFSHVPPGFRFHPTDEELVDYYLRKKIASKRIDLDVIKDIDLYRIEPWDLQDLCKLGTEEQNEWYFFSHKDKKYPTGTRTNRATKAGFWKATGRDKAIYSKNNLVGMRKTLVFYKGRAPNGQKSDWIMHEYRLETNENGTRQEEGWVVCRVFKKRITTVRRMDEHDSLGWFDDQVSFMPNFESPKRISTHPYTSNTSYHHHQFPAKSELDQLHYNLPQDHSFLQLPQLESPKIQQPVSTTFHPSTQQLNINLLYGNNIGEQDLQLTDWRVLDKFVASQLSNEQDPSNPHPSSLQMTEHMNMLLSDSKSDEMASECASISTSTCQADLWK from the exons ATGAATAACTTTTCACACGTTCCTCCCGGTTTTAGATTCCACCCAACTGATGAAGAACTTGTAGATTATTACCTCAGAAAAAAGATTGCATCAAAAAGAATTGATCTTGATGTTATTAAAGACATTGATCTCTACAGAATTGAGCCATGGGACCTTCAAG ATTTATGCAAGCTAGGAACTGAGGAACAAAACGAATGGTATTTCTTTAGCCACAAGGATAAAAAATACCCAACAGGAACTCGCACAAATAGAGCTACAAAAGCTGGGTTTTGGAAAGCCACTGGAAGGGATAAGGCCATATACTCTAAAAATAATCTAGTTGGCATGAGAAAGACCTTGGTGTTTTACAAAGGTCGAGCCCCAAATGGACAGAAATCTGATTGGATCATGCACGAGTATAGACTTGAAACAAATGAAAATGGAACAA gacaggaagaaggatgggttgtATGTAGGGTATTCAAGAAACGAATAACAACTGTACGTAGGATGGATGAACATGATTCATTAGGCTGGTTTGATGATCAAGTCTCATTCATGCCAAATTTTGAATCGCCAAAAAGGATTAGTACTCATCCTTACACTTCAAATACATCATACCATCATCACCAGTTTCCTGCAAAATCTGAACTTGATCAATTGCATTACAACTTGCCTCAAGATCACTCATTTCTCCAGCTTCCTCAATTAGAATCTCCAAAAATTCAACAGCCTGTTTCTACCACTTTTCATCCATCAACTCAACAGTTAAACATCAACTTGCTTTATGGTAACAATATTGGTGAACAAGATCTTCAATTAACTGATTGGCGAGTACTTGATAAGTTTGTTGCTTCTCAGCTTAGTAATGAACAAGATCCTTCAAATCCTCATCCATCATCTCTTCAAATGACTGAACATATGAACATGCTTTTAAGTGATTCAAAGAGTGACGAAATGGCTTCCGAATGTGCTTCCATATCCACCTCCACTTGCCAGGCTGATCTCTggaaataa